A genomic region of Prevotella scopos JCM 17725 contains the following coding sequences:
- a CDS encoding erythromycin esterase family protein, translating to MRKNIQKNLLSLILFFILAIPSIAQSEKLTYTRAYDLNFVMQPDSMRLYPWIENGAYTNSGITLGRKDANRILFSKNYMKALPLINKLRSEFTQRILLPNNRLKEGVVGFECKGNGLKRVSMLLEAIDEKERVLASENLTFQPEQVVRVFSKRINLSNASSLNIRINALGEENTEAYLAFARLSVTLDNKPIDDYPVRILEPVKMKDRLSYIQENKDKNFDLEQINEIKGKKFVALGESMHGNSDINSFTFRLIEEAIEKQNCKLVLLERIIEKSLYYNRYVQDESFVMDSSLVKECQEKGLLDKIRAYNRGKNDHEKVRVLGIDYPWSKNRYTSSSFYLFDFIADMNKKLRVPEADRLAVLIVNDRLSEAIDYLAQHRSKLGKVLNNDELICLEHLLNLDRNEINTSEVDRMIRRDSVMAMNAHFLINKFANEKDKMVCIYAHAGHVNPISTFPAIPCVPMGSYMKKEYGNDYCPLFITSAGGYASGVSRDRKNEQKRLDKAPTNSLEHYLNALTDCSIYFPITSSFDQLTLTRFRGLLDTPYQFYPSNLYQKFNGVFFIKHDDQNNIPFYNISFEERTKQMIEKMNRRKELVKEIESKLNTNFSGIRSQQVTHEKSL from the coding sequence ATGAGAAAAAACATTCAGAAGAATTTATTAAGTTTAATACTTTTCTTCATCTTAGCAATACCAAGCATTGCACAATCAGAGAAACTAACCTATACAAGGGCGTATGACCTGAACTTCGTTATGCAGCCTGACTCGATGAGACTCTATCCTTGGATAGAGAATGGAGCCTATACAAACAGTGGCATTACGTTGGGAAGGAAAGACGCTAACCGCATTTTGTTCTCTAAGAATTATATGAAGGCCCTGCCACTAATTAATAAGTTAAGATCGGAATTCACACAAAGAATATTGCTACCGAATAATCGACTTAAAGAAGGTGTTGTGGGTTTTGAATGTAAGGGCAACGGACTAAAGCGAGTTTCTATGCTGCTAGAAGCCATTGATGAGAAAGAGAGGGTGCTGGCATCAGAAAACTTAACCTTCCAGCCAGAGCAAGTCGTCAGAGTCTTTTCTAAACGTATCAACTTGTCAAATGCCTCTTCCTTGAATATCCGAATCAATGCTTTAGGGGAGGAAAACACAGAAGCCTATCTTGCCTTCGCACGTCTCAGCGTAACACTTGACAATAAGCCCATTGACGACTATCCTGTAAGAATTCTCGAACCCGTAAAGATGAAGGATAGACTCAGCTATATCCAAGAAAATAAAGATAAAAACTTTGATTTAGAGCAAATTAACGAGATAAAAGGTAAGAAATTTGTAGCCTTAGGGGAATCAATGCACGGAAACTCGGACATTAATTCATTTACTTTCAGACTGATTGAAGAGGCTATTGAGAAGCAAAATTGCAAATTGGTCTTACTTGAACGTATCATCGAAAAATCTCTTTATTATAATCGTTATGTACAAGACGAGTCGTTTGTCATGGACTCATCGCTGGTCAAGGAATGTCAAGAAAAGGGATTATTAGACAAGATTAGAGCTTATAACAGAGGAAAGAATGATCACGAGAAAGTAAGAGTACTCGGAATAGACTACCCTTGGAGTAAGAACCGATATACCTCTTCTTCCTTTTACCTCTTTGATTTCATAGCCGATATGAATAAGAAATTGCGTGTCCCAGAAGCTGACAGACTTGCCGTATTAATAGTAAACGACAGACTTTCAGAAGCTATCGACTATCTTGCGCAACATCGTTCTAAGCTCGGTAAGGTGCTTAACAACGATGAACTTATTTGTTTAGAGCATCTTCTGAATTTAGACCGAAATGAGATAAATACGTCTGAGGTTGACAGAATGATACGACGAGACTCTGTTATGGCTATGAATGCGCATTTCTTAATAAACAAGTTTGCAAATGAAAAGGATAAGATGGTGTGCATATATGCACATGCAGGACACGTTAACCCTATTTCTACCTTCCCAGCCATTCCTTGTGTGCCAATGGGCAGCTATATGAAAAAAGAATATGGGAATGACTACTGCCCCCTATTTATTACATCAGCGGGTGGCTATGCCTCGGGAGTAAGCAGAGATAGGAAGAATGAGCAAAAAAGGTTGGATAAAGCGCCAACAAACAGTTTAGAGCATTACCTCAATGCTTTAACCGATTGCTCGATATATTTCCCTATAACATCATCTTTCGACCAATTGACGCTAACACGGTTTAGAGGACTTTTGGATACCCCGTATCAGTTCTACCCTTCTAACCTATATCAGAAGTTTAATGGTGTGTTCTTTATAAAACATGATGATCAGAACAATATACCTTTCTATAATATATCCTTTGAGGAGAGAACGAAACAGATGATAGAAAAGATGAACCGTAGAAAAGAACTTGTCAAGGAAATTGAAAGTAAACTGAACACAAATTTTTCTGGAATTCGTAGTCAACAAGTTACTCATGAAAAAAGTCTTTAG
- a CDS encoding DUF2019 domain-containing protein, with product MESLKKIETAYRKFEEAAIKHAEATETGNYTQANKSYQVIAKSARYLKETNSIKQLSKLLDSESVGVRIWAATYLLPIFERNAMQILQSIASGNNIHSLTAKMTIDEWEKGTLIL from the coding sequence ATGGAATCCTTAAAAAAAATAGAAACGGCTTATAGGAAGTTTGAAGAAGCTGCGATAAAGCATGCTGAAGCAACAGAAACAGGTAATTACACACAAGCAAATAAAAGCTATCAGGTAATAGCTAAAAGTGCTCGTTATTTAAAAGAGACAAATAGCATAAAGCAATTGTCTAAACTTCTAGATAGCGAATCTGTTGGTGTTCGCATATGGGCTGCAACATATCTTTTGCCTATTTTTGAACGTAATGCTATGCAAATATTGCAAAGTATTGCAAGTGGTAATAATATTCATTCGCTAACAGCTAAAATGACTATAGATGAGTGGGAAAAAGGAACCCTAATATTATAA
- a CDS encoding cell division ATP-binding protein FtsE, translated as MLIDYKKVNIYQDERLILKDVDFQAEEGEFIYLIGRVGSGKSSLLKTIYGELDIDNEDAEKAVVLDESMPNIKRSRIPALRKQMGIIFQDFQLLHDRSVAKNLKFVLQATGWSSSQKIDRRIEEVLAQVGMTDKKNKMPSELSGGEQQRIAIARALLNIPKIIIADEPTGNLDPETAANIVSILKDSCKAGTTVIMSTHNINLLDQFPGKVYRCNNGEFYLVTDKQEVSKLAEETAPVETVDELEQND; from the coding sequence ATGTTAATAGACTACAAGAAGGTAAACATATATCAAGATGAACGCTTAATTCTGAAAGATGTTGACTTTCAGGCAGAAGAAGGAGAGTTTATCTATCTCATCGGTCGTGTTGGTTCAGGCAAGAGTTCGCTGTTAAAAACAATCTATGGCGAGTTGGATATTGATAACGAAGATGCTGAGAAGGCTGTCGTTCTCGACGAGAGTATGCCTAACATCAAGCGTAGTCGTATCCCTGCACTCCGCAAGCAGATGGGTATTATCTTCCAAGACTTTCAACTCTTGCATGACCGCTCTGTAGCAAAGAACCTCAAATTTGTCTTGCAGGCAACAGGTTGGAGTAGCAGCCAGAAGATTGACCGCCGCATCGAAGAAGTGTTGGCTCAGGTGGGCATGACAGATAAGAAGAACAAGATGCCAAGTGAACTCTCTGGCGGTGAACAGCAGCGTATTGCTATTGCACGTGCTTTACTGAACATTCCAAAGATTATTATTGCCGATGAGCCTACGGGTAATCTTGACCCAGAGACGGCTGCGAACATCGTTAGTATCCTCAAGGACTCATGCAAGGCAGGTACAACCGTTATCATGTCAACCCATAACATCAACCTCCTTGACCAGTTCCCTGGTAAGGTTTATCGTTGTAATAACGGCGAATTCTACCTTGTCACTGACAAGCAAGAGGTTAGTAAATTAGCAGAAGAAACGGCTCCTGTAGAGACGGTTGACGAGCTAGAACAAAACGATTAA
- a CDS encoding aspartate kinase, producing the protein MKVMKFGGTSVGSPERMKDVASLITKSGEPTFIVLSAMSGTTNTLIEISDYLYRKNPEGANELINNLEQKYLGHVEELYSTEEYKQKARQFLSEEFNYLRTFTKDLFTSFEEKSIVAQGEVLSTNMVVNYLQEQGIKAILLSALDFMRTDKNAEPDGQYIKEHLTAIMDENQGYQIYITQGFICRNAYGEVDNLLRGGSDYTASLVGAAINAEEIQIWTDIDGMHNNDPRVVEKTEAVRQLNFEEASELAYFGAKILHPTCVQPAKYAGIPVRLKNTMDPDAEGTIIDNKLVRRNIKAVAAKDNITAIKIKSSRMLGASGFLRKVFEIFESYQTSIDMITTSEVGVSMTIENNSHLAEIVDELKKYGTVTVDKEMCIVCVVGDLDWSNVGFETLATDALKDIPVRMISYGGSNYNISFLIREEDKQRALQSLSNVLFNERKNG; encoded by the coding sequence ATGAAAGTAATGAAATTTGGAGGTACATCCGTAGGCTCACCAGAGCGCATGAAGGATGTTGCTTCCTTGATAACAAAGTCAGGAGAGCCAACATTCATCGTACTCTCCGCAATGAGTGGAACGACTAACACATTGATAGAAATATCAGACTACCTCTATCGTAAAAATCCAGAGGGAGCGAACGAACTTATCAACAACCTCGAACAGAAATATCTTGGCCACGTTGAAGAGCTCTACTCTACTGAGGAATACAAGCAGAAGGCACGCCAGTTCCTGAGTGAGGAATTCAACTATCTGCGTACCTTCACAAAGGATTTATTCACTTCATTTGAAGAGAAGAGCATCGTTGCACAGGGTGAAGTCCTCTCAACTAACATGGTTGTGAACTATCTTCAGGAACAGGGCATCAAAGCAATATTACTTTCTGCACTCGACTTCATGCGCACCGACAAGAATGCGGAGCCTGACGGACAGTATATCAAAGAACATCTGACAGCGATTATGGATGAGAATCAGGGCTATCAGATTTATATCACACAAGGGTTCATCTGCCGTAACGCTTACGGAGAGGTAGATAACTTGTTGCGTGGTGGTTCTGACTATACTGCTTCTCTCGTGGGTGCTGCCATCAACGCAGAGGAGATTCAGATATGGACTGACATCGACGGAATGCACAACAACGACCCACGTGTCGTTGAGAAGACCGAGGCGGTACGCCAGCTGAACTTTGAAGAGGCATCCGAGTTGGCTTACTTCGGCGCAAAGATTCTCCACCCTACTTGCGTTCAACCAGCGAAGTACGCAGGTATTCCTGTTCGTCTAAAGAACACGATGGACCCAGATGCAGAGGGTACAATCATCGACAACAAATTGGTGAGAAGAAATATTAAAGCAGTTGCAGCCAAAGACAATATCACGGCTATCAAGATTAAGTCAAGTCGTATGTTGGGTGCTTCGGGCTTCTTGCGCAAGGTGTTTGAAATCTTCGAGAGCTATCAAACTTCTATCGACATGATTACTACCAGTGAGGTGGGTGTATCAATGACCATCGAGAACAACAGCCATTTGGCAGAGATTGTTGATGAGTTGAAGAAGTATGGCACTGTAACTGTTGACAAAGAGATGTGTATTGTCTGCGTTGTCGGCGACCTCGATTGGAGCAACGTTGGCTTTGAGACATTGGCAACAGACGCATTGAAGGACATCCCTGTACGTATGATTAGCTATGGTGGAAGCAACTATAATATTTCATTCTTGATACGTGAGGAAGACAAGCAGCGTGCTTTGCAGTCGCTATCAAACGTCCTCTTCAACGAAAGAAAGAACGGATAA
- the lysA gene encoding diaminopimelate decarboxylase, whose product MRQQFPIDKFEKIETPFYYYDYNLLRETLQAINKELKKYENFIVHYAIKANANAKVLNVIQQTGIGADCVSGGEIQRCLDSGFPADKIVYAGVGKADWEINLGLDHDIFCFNVESVAELEIINELAAKKGKTANVCFRINPDVGAHTHEKITTGLAENKFGIAMQDMLPTILAASKMSNIHFIGLHFHIGSQLLEMTDFRHLCSRINEIQDALEQENIKIKNINVGGGLGIDYDNPDNHPIPDFKSYFYTFARYLNLREGQKLHFELGRAVVGQMGSLITRTLYVKQGTAKQFAIVDAGMTDLIRPALYQASHKIENLSSEEPLHVYDVVGPICESSDVFAKDIELNTVHRGDLIAMRSAGAYGEIMASQYNCRKLPVGYTSDKL is encoded by the coding sequence ATGAGACAACAATTCCCTATAGATAAGTTCGAAAAGATTGAAACTCCTTTTTATTATTATGATTATAACCTCTTGAGAGAGACCTTACAAGCAATTAATAAAGAGTTGAAGAAGTACGAAAACTTCATCGTCCACTATGCTATTAAAGCCAATGCAAACGCTAAGGTGTTGAATGTTATCCAGCAGACAGGTATAGGAGCTGACTGTGTGAGTGGTGGAGAGATACAGCGTTGCTTAGACAGTGGCTTCCCAGCAGACAAGATTGTCTATGCAGGTGTGGGTAAAGCTGACTGGGAAATCAACCTCGGATTAGACCATGACATCTTCTGTTTCAACGTAGAGAGTGTGGCTGAGTTGGAGATTATCAATGAGTTGGCAGCGAAAAAGGGTAAGACAGCAAACGTATGTTTCCGTATCAATCCTGACGTAGGTGCACATACTCATGAGAAGATTACCACTGGATTGGCTGAGAATAAGTTTGGTATTGCCATGCAAGACATGCTACCTACCATCCTTGCAGCAAGTAAGATGTCGAACATTCACTTTATCGGTTTGCACTTCCACATCGGTTCACAACTGCTCGAAATGACCGATTTCCGTCACCTTTGCAGCCGTATCAATGAGATACAAGATGCATTAGAGCAGGAGAATATAAAGATTAAGAATATCAATGTTGGTGGTGGATTGGGCATCGATTACGACAATCCTGACAACCATCCAATCCCTGATTTCAAGTCTTATTTCTATACCTTCGCACGCTATTTGAATCTAAGAGAAGGACAGAAGCTCCACTTTGAATTGGGTCGTGCAGTAGTAGGACAGATGGGAAGTCTCATCACTCGCACCCTTTATGTGAAGCAAGGAACAGCAAAGCAGTTTGCTATTGTCGATGCTGGTATGACCGACTTGATTCGTCCTGCCCTCTATCAAGCGAGCCATAAGATAGAAAACCTGTCGAGTGAGGAGCCATTGCATGTTTATGACGTGGTAGGACCGATTTGCGAATCGAGTGATGTCTTCGCCAAAGATATAGAACTCAATACTGTTCATCGAGGCGATTTGATTGCGATGCGTTCGGCTGGAGCATACGGGGAAATCATGGCTTCACAATACAACTGTAGAAAACTGCCTGTAGGCTATACCTCAGACAAACTTTAA
- a CDS encoding glycosyltransferase: MFAFDYTTIIISVVLLLIALLTSLINPFFRKVRIAEYGVPTSATESEETIDEEEPAEEADVAIAESIVSDEQQPNLPPITIILTPHDNAQELAKNLPLYLNQDYPTDFQVIVVAPQNDHETGDVLKRFAANPHLYSTFIPESSRYMSKKKLAITLGVKAAKYDWVIMADINCYPTNDNWLQAIARNCKENKELVVGYTRYEEETPAYRQFERHYIARYIMREYQRNKAYACPFNALAFRKATFLREEGFRGNLKYIRGEYDFMVNKYAKGSNLAFENSPEGTLIEETPTEKVWLSTHLFYMENRQHLQRTPQHRLLPYIDQTALHGNYLLQCVALAGSLLLGMWTIAVAAGLSLILTIILRLVMAKKALRRFDIDIPAWKIIPYELAIAWKHLGYKLKYHRADKYDFISHKL, encoded by the coding sequence ATGTTCGCTTTTGATTATACGACCATTATCATCTCAGTAGTGCTGTTGCTCATAGCATTGCTGACCTCATTGATCAATCCTTTTTTTCGAAAAGTAAGGATTGCAGAATATGGTGTCCCTACATCCGCAACCGAAAGTGAAGAGACGATTGATGAAGAAGAGCCTGCTGAGGAAGCGGATGTGGCGATAGCAGAATCTATTGTTAGTGACGAACAACAGCCAAACCTCCCTCCTATCACGATTATCCTGACCCCACACGACAATGCGCAGGAACTGGCAAAGAACCTCCCACTCTATCTGAATCAGGATTACCCAACCGACTTTCAGGTGATTGTTGTGGCTCCACAAAATGATCATGAGACAGGTGATGTGCTAAAACGCTTTGCAGCGAACCCACATCTATACTCCACTTTCATTCCGGAGTCATCACGATATATGAGCAAGAAGAAGCTTGCCATTACCTTAGGGGTGAAGGCGGCTAAGTATGATTGGGTCATAATGGCTGACATCAATTGCTATCCCACGAATGACAACTGGCTGCAAGCTATCGCCAGAAACTGCAAAGAAAACAAAGAACTCGTTGTGGGTTATACGCGTTATGAGGAAGAGACACCTGCCTATCGACAATTTGAGCGACATTACATAGCACGCTACATCATGCGTGAATATCAACGTAATAAGGCTTACGCATGCCCGTTTAACGCTTTAGCATTCCGTAAAGCCACTTTCTTACGTGAAGAGGGATTCCGTGGGAACTTGAAGTATATACGTGGAGAGTACGATTTCATGGTGAACAAATACGCCAAAGGTAGCAACTTGGCCTTTGAAAATTCGCCTGAAGGAACACTCATAGAAGAGACGCCAACAGAGAAAGTCTGGCTCAGCACCCACCTTTTCTATATGGAGAATCGCCAACACTTGCAACGAACACCACAACATCGTCTTCTCCCATATATCGACCAAACGGCTCTGCATGGTAACTACCTCTTACAATGTGTTGCACTTGCTGGCTCGCTCCTCCTCGGTATGTGGACTATCGCTGTTGCGGCTGGACTGTCGCTTATCCTCACTATCATCCTGCGTTTAGTCATGGCGAAGAAAGCCTTAAGACGTTTCGACATTGATATTCCAGCCTGGAAAATTATCCCATACGAGCTTGCTATCGCATGGAAGCACCTTGGTTATAAATTAAAATACCATCGTGCAGATAAGTATGACTTCATATCTCACAAACTATAA
- a CDS encoding glycosyltransferase family 4 protein gives MRILHYIDSIKAGNLLSDYLLRLTIAQKEYADVKTITQQGDFKKLLADYQPDIVHIHTCWELQAAQHTNWAEKKHCAVVFSPHWALDELARTTEKKHVKKVKTLLYQEMMVQKMDALLVDNEYEKQDILKLGWTKRIDIVHNSVLNSTLSDDEMALQTISFYRKVLDTRYQYAMSAMEKDAIPSLLHAGLAQEGSHNLLPSDQLLNLRSLNPEQWRRIFLYADDEGIREIVDNCITRLQLNAPAIDTAAIERFPLLSPKRTDSVDTQKLSGNQPMTRQRLSEYNNEDDAIIKKIATIIANTRQVERKKMLSLRLLADLYTAIKYNDYDEDRLADVLRHLRLYRYSRRMIQLLAEKVQLKEGFMPFPPRDDKKTKGIRKNNFVQRH, from the coding sequence ATGCGCATCCTCCATTACATAGACAGCATAAAAGCAGGCAATCTGCTATCTGATTACCTTCTTCGACTCACCATAGCACAGAAAGAGTATGCTGATGTCAAGACAATTACACAGCAGGGCGACTTCAAAAAGCTCCTTGCTGACTATCAACCTGACATCGTACATATTCATACATGCTGGGAACTTCAAGCAGCGCAACACACCAATTGGGCTGAGAAGAAGCATTGCGCAGTAGTGTTTTCACCACATTGGGCATTGGATGAGTTGGCAAGAACGACAGAAAAGAAGCATGTTAAGAAGGTGAAGACCCTACTCTATCAGGAGATGATGGTGCAGAAGATGGATGCACTATTGGTTGACAACGAGTATGAGAAGCAGGACATTCTAAAGTTAGGATGGACTAAGCGTATTGACATTGTGCATAATAGCGTCCTCAACAGTACGTTGAGCGATGATGAGATGGCACTACAAACAATCTCATTCTATCGTAAAGTACTTGACACCCGCTACCAATACGCCATGTCGGCGATGGAGAAAGATGCTATCCCAAGCCTGCTACATGCAGGATTAGCACAAGAAGGCAGTCACAACCTCTTACCCAGCGACCAGCTTCTGAACCTGCGAAGTCTTAATCCAGAACAATGGCGAAGAATCTTCCTCTATGCTGACGATGAAGGGATTAGAGAGATTGTAGATAACTGTATCACTCGTCTTCAACTCAATGCTCCAGCCATTGACACTGCTGCGATAGAACGATTTCCACTATTATCACCGAAAAGAACAGACTCGGTTGACACACAGAAGCTATCAGGAAACCAGCCTATGACACGCCAGAGACTGAGTGAATATAACAACGAGGATGATGCAATCATCAAGAAGATAGCGACAATCATCGCCAACACGCGTCAAGTTGAACGGAAGAAGATGCTCTCTCTACGGCTATTGGCTGATTTATACACAGCTATAAAGTATAATGATTACGACGAAGACCGACTAGCTGACGTTCTGCGCCACCTTCGTCTCTATCGCTATTCACGGCGGATGATACAGCTCCTTGCTGAGAAGGTGCAACTAAAAGAGGGATTTATGCCCTTCCCTCCACGTGATGACAAGAAAACAAAGGGTATTAGAAAGAATAATTTTGTACAAAGACATTAG
- a CDS encoding fructose-bisphosphatase class III, which yields MANNKYDLKKDERYLRLLAKSFPNIAEATTEIINLEAIAHLPKGTEHFLADIHGEYQAFQHVLKNASGNIKRKVNELFGERLRNTEKQELCTLIYYPEQKLELVKKEEKDIKDWYHITIHRLIKVCRDVSSKYTRSKVRKSLPDDFSYIIQELLHEHADDKDKTDYVSAIIKTIISTGRADDFIIAICEVIQRLVIDQLHILGDVYDRGPGAHIVMDTLKHYHNWDITWGNHDILWMGACAGNDACICNVIRIALRYANMATIEDGYGINLIQLATFAMDVYGDDPCEEFMPKVSKDNPLDERSLTLTAQMHKAISVLQFKIESQMISRHPLWKMNDRRLLNAIDYKKGTIIIDSKEYKMRSCNFPTIDPKNPEKLTDAEQALIDRLHQSFTGSEKLRSHIRALLRNGCMYNIFNHNLLYHASIPLTKEGKLKEVEIEPGVKLKGKELLHQTGMKIRSAFQTNNEMQTDEERQDAIDFFLFLWCGPDSPLFDKAKMATFERYFIAEKETHYEEKGYYFGMRDNEEVADMIMDEFDVPHPNRHIINGHVPVHVAKGENPIKANGKLMVIDGGFSQAYHKETGIAGYTLVYHSRGFQLVQHEPFTSTEDAIKRGTDIVSTIQIVEMNQQRLRVEDTDKGTELRLQIEALKELLYAYRCGFLTEHERKMPPKV from the coding sequence ATGGCAAATAACAAATATGATTTAAAAAAAGATGAACGATATCTACGACTACTAGCAAAGTCGTTCCCAAACATTGCTGAGGCTACAACTGAGATTATCAACCTTGAGGCTATCGCACACCTACCAAAGGGTACTGAACACTTCCTTGCTGACATCCATGGTGAGTATCAGGCGTTCCAACACGTACTGAAGAATGCCTCTGGAAATATTAAGAGAAAGGTAAATGAGCTCTTTGGCGAAAGACTTAGAAACACTGAGAAGCAAGAGCTTTGTACGCTGATTTATTATCCAGAACAAAAGTTAGAACTCGTAAAGAAAGAAGAAAAGGATATTAAAGACTGGTATCATATCACCATTCACCGACTGATTAAGGTGTGTCGTGATGTGTCTAGCAAATATACACGCTCTAAGGTTCGGAAATCGTTGCCTGATGACTTCTCTTACATCATCCAAGAGCTGCTCCATGAACATGCTGACGACAAGGATAAGACCGACTATGTCAGTGCCATCATCAAGACGATTATCTCTACAGGACGCGCTGACGACTTCATCATTGCAATCTGTGAGGTCATCCAACGTTTAGTCATCGACCAGCTTCATATCCTTGGTGATGTCTATGATCGTGGTCCAGGTGCGCACATCGTCATGGACACCTTAAAGCATTATCATAACTGGGATATCACTTGGGGAAACCATGATATCCTGTGGATGGGAGCCTGTGCCGGTAACGATGCTTGTATCTGTAATGTCATTCGTATCGCCCTGCGTTATGCCAACATGGCTACGATTGAGGATGGATATGGTATCAATCTTATTCAGTTAGCAACCTTTGCGATGGACGTATATGGTGACGATCCATGTGAAGAGTTTATGCCAAAGGTGTCAAAGGACAATCCACTAGATGAGCGTAGCTTAACCTTAACAGCACAGATGCATAAGGCCATCAGTGTCCTTCAGTTTAAGATTGAATCACAAATGATTAGCCGTCATCCTCTTTGGAAGATGAATGACCGCCGTCTGCTCAATGCAATCGACTATAAAAAGGGTACGATTATCATCGATAGTAAGGAATACAAGATGCGTTCATGCAACTTCCCTACCATCGACCCAAAGAATCCTGAGAAACTCACGGACGCAGAACAAGCACTCATCGACCGTTTACACCAGTCGTTTACAGGTAGTGAGAAACTCAGAAGTCATATCCGTGCCCTACTCCGCAATGGATGTATGTATAACATCTTCAACCATAACCTCCTTTATCATGCATCTATCCCACTGACGAAAGAGGGTAAGCTGAAGGAGGTAGAGATAGAACCAGGTGTAAAACTGAAAGGTAAAGAACTACTCCATCAGACGGGAATGAAGATACGCTCTGCTTTCCAGACAAACAATGAGATGCAGACGGATGAAGAGCGTCAAGATGCTATTGACTTCTTCCTCTTTCTATGGTGTGGACCAGATAGTCCTCTCTTCGACAAAGCGAAGATGGCTACTTTCGAACGCTACTTCATTGCTGAGAAGGAGACGCACTATGAGGAGAAAGGCTACTATTTCGGTATGCGCGACAATGAGGAGGTTGCTGATATGATTATGGACGAATTCGATGTTCCTCATCCGAACCGTCATATCATCAATGGTCACGTTCCTGTACATGTTGCTAAGGGTGAGAATCCAATTAAGGCAAATGGAAAGCTAATGGTTATTGATGGTGGTTTCTCACAAGCCTACCATAAGGAGACAGGTATTGCAGGTTACACCCTCGTCTATCACTCACGTGGCTTCCAGCTCGTACAGCACGAGCCTTTCACATCAACAGAAGATGCCATCAAACGAGGTACTGACATTGTCTCAACCATTCAGATTGTTGAGATGAACCAACAGCGCCTACGTGTGGAAGACACCGACAAGGGTACAGAACTCCGTCTGCAGATTGAAGCACTCAAAGAACTTCTCTATGCTTATCGCTGCGGTTTCCTTACCGAACATGAGCGTAAAATGCCACCAAAGGTATAA
- a CDS encoding IS4 family transposase translates to MVFKGVGRNPKTGKKNGGIKVHTEIFANENVPSDIKFTSAASHDQFAFIPERYANEELIAFDRAYTNYEKFSELTQRGVIYVTKMKNNLIFERIADTDYEMTTDYGAVRVETILFHKHTKEKDIYYKARKITYQDKTKKGNIKFISLLTNDFQMSAEDIIAIYKRRWQIETLFKQIKQNFPLRYFYGESANAIKIQIWITLIANLLITLVKNKIKRAWSFSGLAAMIRILLMSYVSIQSFFE, encoded by the coding sequence TTGGTCTTTAAAGGTGTAGGACGTAATCCCAAAACTGGTAAGAAAAATGGTGGAATAAAAGTACATACAGAGATATTTGCCAATGAGAATGTTCCAAGCGATATCAAGTTTACATCTGCAGCTAGTCATGATCAATTTGCATTTATTCCGGAACGATACGCCAATGAGGAGCTGATTGCTTTTGACAGGGCCTATACCAACTATGAAAAGTTCTCAGAACTGACGCAAAGAGGTGTTATATATGTAACTAAGATGAAAAATAATCTTATCTTTGAAAGAATTGCCGATACAGATTATGAGATGACTACAGATTATGGAGCTGTGCGCGTAGAAACCATTCTCTTCCATAAGCATACAAAGGAAAAAGATATCTACTATAAAGCAAGAAAAATCACATATCAGGATAAGACTAAGAAAGGGAATATCAAATTCATATCACTGCTGACCAATGATTTTCAGATGTCGGCAGAAGATATTATAGCGATTTATAAGAGACGATGGCAAATAGAAACCTTATTTAAGCAAATAAAGCAGAATTTCCCTCTAAGATACTTCTATGGAGAGAGTGCGAATGCTATAAAAATACAAATATGGATTACGCTTATAGCCAATCTGCTTATAACACTGGTGAAGAACAAAATAAAGAGAGCTTGGAGTTTCTCAGGCTTGGCAGCAATGATAAGAATTCTACTTATGAGTTATGTTTCAATACAAAGTTTCTTTGAGTAG